One genomic region from Equus asinus isolate D_3611 breed Donkey chromosome 10, EquAss-T2T_v2, whole genome shotgun sequence encodes:
- the TMEM250 gene encoding transmembrane protein 250 has translation MEQLRAHTSPGLSSGLPGLGAHDARADCRLDAAAPVPVMPIPRRVRSFHGPHTTCLHAACGPARASRLARTKYNNFDVYVRARWLYGFIRFLLYFSCSLFTAALWGALAALFCLQYLGVRVLLRFQLKLSVLLLLLGRRRVDFRLLNELLIYAIHVTMLLVGGLGWCFMVFVDM, from the exons ATGGAGCAGCTCAGG GCGCACACCTCCCCGGGGCTCAGCAGCGGGCTCCCGGGTCTCGGTGCCCATGACGCCCGTGCTGACTGCCGCCTGGACGCCGCTGCGCCAGTGCCGGTCATGCCCATCCCGCGGCGGGTGCGCTCCTTCCACGGCCCGCACACCACCTGCCTGCACGCGGCCTGCGGCCCAGCGCGCGCCTCCCGCCTGGCGCGCACCAAGTACAACAACTTCGACGTGTACGTGCGGGCGCGCTGGCTCTACGGCTTCATCCGCTTCCTGCTGTACTTCAGCTGCAGCCTCTTCACGGCGGCACTCTGGGGCGCGCTGGCCGCCCTCTTCTGCCTGCAGTACCTGGGCGTGCGCGTCCTGCTGCGCTTCCAGCTCAAACTGtcggtgctgctgctgctcctgggccGCCGGCGCGTGGACTTCCGCCTCCTGAACGAGCTGCTCATCTACGCCATCCACGTGACCATGCTGCTGGTGGGCGGCCTGGGCTGGTGCTTCATGGTCTTCGTGGACATGTGA